A DNA window from Streptomyces sp. CA-278952 contains the following coding sequences:
- a CDS encoding Hsp20/alpha crystallin family protein, with protein sequence MLMRTDPFRELDRITEQLLRPGTWSRPSAMPMDAYREGDEYVVAFDLPGVPPDAIDIDVERNMLTVKAERRPAVNDDHVQMELSERPLGVFSRQIVLADSLDTEQIDAEYEAGVLTLRIPIAERAKPRKIALGGETRRKQIRG encoded by the coding sequence ATGCTGATGCGTACCGACCCCTTCCGTGAACTCGACCGGATCACCGAGCAGCTCCTCCGCCCCGGCACCTGGTCGCGGCCCTCGGCGATGCCGATGGACGCGTATCGAGAGGGCGACGAGTACGTGGTGGCGTTCGATCTCCCCGGCGTGCCGCCGGACGCGATCGACATCGACGTCGAGCGGAACATGCTGACCGTCAAGGCCGAGCGCCGGCCGGCGGTGAACGACGACCATGTGCAGATGGAGCTCTCCGAGCGTCCGCTGGGCGTCTTCTCCCGGCAGATCGTGCTCGCCGATTCACTCGACACCGAACAGATCGACGCCGAGTACGAGGCGGGGGTGCTGACCCTGCGCATCCCGATCGCCGAGCGCGCCAAGCCACGCAAGATCGCCCTTGGCGGGGAGACCCGGCGCAAGCAGATCAGGGGCTGA
- a CDS encoding DUF2267 domain-containing protein translates to MIHEPRNAGARAGATVDQLLEKIRYEGAYPTRERAEESLRAVLGALGRQVTGDERVALAAALPREAALVFTSEVPAVKQLPGAAFVRDLAVHTGGTPATARWDAGVVLSQIAALMGDALVARVVSSLPPGYALLFGRAELLAQAA, encoded by the coding sequence ATGATCCATGAGCCGCGTAACGCCGGCGCACGGGCGGGCGCGACGGTCGACCAGCTGCTGGAGAAGATCCGTTACGAGGGCGCCTACCCGACGCGCGAACGCGCCGAGGAGAGCCTCCGCGCTGTGTTGGGTGCGCTCGGTCGGCAGGTCACCGGGGATGAGCGCGTCGCGCTCGCCGCGGCCCTGCCCAGGGAGGCCGCCCTGGTGTTCACCTCGGAAGTGCCCGCTGTGAAGCAGCTTCCCGGTGCCGCCTTCGTCCGTGATCTCGCCGTGCACACCGGCGGTACCCCGGCGACCGCCCGATGGGACGCCGGCGTCGTCCTGAGCCAGATCGCCGCTCTGATGGGGGACGCTCTCGTCGCCCGAGTAGTGAGCAGCCTGCCGCCCGGCTACGCGCTCCTCTTCGGCCGCGCCGAACTTCTCGCCCAGGCCGCCTGA
- a CDS encoding 5'-nucleotidase — protein sequence MYYELADRLVIGIASSALFDLTESDAVFREQGEESYRAYQEQHVGDRLRPGSAFPFIRRLLSLNDLGEVDDPLVEVIVLSRNDPDTGLRVMRSIESHGLPISRAIFMQGRSPHRFMPALNMSLFLSANEKDVREAVAAGLPAGHVLGAPYEDDADDHDLRISFDFDGVLATDASEQVFQEGGIEKFRAHEVTNAGIPHDAGPLRDFLANVNRIQQREELERRKSPDYRIRLHVSIVTARNAPAHERAVQSLKGWGVTVNDAFFLGGIDKGRIMKILKPHIFFDDQQGHLESTSRTTPSVHVPFGKLNEPVAPTAALGSRA from the coding sequence GTGTACTACGAACTCGCCGATCGGCTGGTCATCGGGATCGCGTCCAGCGCGCTCTTCGACCTGACCGAGTCGGACGCCGTCTTCCGGGAACAGGGCGAGGAGAGCTACCGCGCCTACCAGGAGCAGCACGTCGGCGACCGGCTCCGCCCGGGGAGCGCGTTCCCCTTCATCCGGCGCCTGCTGTCGTTGAACGACCTGGGCGAGGTGGACGACCCGTTGGTCGAGGTCATCGTCCTGTCCCGGAACGACCCCGACACCGGCCTGCGGGTCATGCGCTCCATAGAGAGCCACGGCCTGCCCATCAGCAGGGCCATCTTCATGCAGGGCCGCTCGCCCCACCGGTTCATGCCCGCCCTCAACATGTCCCTGTTCCTGTCGGCGAACGAGAAGGACGTCCGGGAGGCCGTCGCCGCCGGGCTGCCCGCCGGGCACGTCCTGGGAGCTCCCTACGAGGACGACGCCGACGACCACGACCTGCGGATCTCCTTCGACTTCGACGGCGTCCTGGCCACGGACGCGTCGGAGCAGGTGTTCCAGGAGGGCGGGATAGAGAAGTTCCGCGCCCACGAGGTCACCAACGCCGGGATTCCGCACGACGCCGGGCCGCTGAGGGACTTCCTGGCGAACGTGAACCGGATCCAGCAGCGGGAGGAGCTGGAGCGCCGGAAGAGCCCCGACTACCGGATCCGCCTGCACGTCTCCATCGTCACGGCGCGCAACGCACCGGCGCACGAGCGCGCGGTGCAGAGCCTCAAGGGGTGGGGCGTGACCGTCAACGACGCGTTCTTCCTCGGCGGCATCGACAAGGGCCGGATCATGAAGATCCTCAAGCCGCACATCTTCTTCGACGACCAGCAGGGCCACCTGGAGAGCACCTCGCGGACCACCCCGAGCGTCCACGTGCCGTTCGGGAAGCTCAACGAGCCGGTGGCGCCCACGGCCGCGCTCGGCAGCCGAGCGTGA
- a CDS encoding SAM-dependent methyltransferase: MSVDNDDFRRRIRSDIPHSARVWNAWLGGKDHYPVDRELADVVSAAYPQMVDIARASRAFQIRAIHHLASAGVRQFLDVGTGLPVANSTHEVAQSIAPQSRIVYVDNDPIVLAHAEALLTSAPEGRTAYVDADLSDTDAVVDEAAKTLDLSEPVAVLLLSTLGHLAPAEGIEVVQRYLARMPAGSYLVLCDTVTTPQTLAAQEAYASGDNPPYLVRKPEEITDCAKGLELVEPGFVSIDRWRPEEDDAVPVDQWGLVARKP; encoded by the coding sequence ATGAGCGTCGACAACGACGATTTCCGCCGCCGGATCCGGTCCGACATTCCGCACTCCGCGCGCGTCTGGAACGCATGGCTGGGCGGCAAGGACCACTACCCGGTGGACCGGGAACTGGCCGACGTGGTGAGCGCGGCCTACCCGCAGATGGTCGACATCGCCCGTGCCTCACGCGCCTTCCAGATCCGGGCGATCCACCACCTCGCCTCGGCGGGGGTGCGCCAGTTCCTGGACGTCGGGACCGGGCTTCCGGTGGCGAACAGCACGCACGAGGTGGCGCAGAGCATCGCACCCCAGTCGCGGATCGTCTACGTGGACAACGACCCGATCGTCCTGGCCCACGCCGAGGCGCTCCTGACCAGCGCCCCAGAGGGCCGCACGGCCTACGTGGACGCCGATCTGTCCGACACGGACGCGGTCGTGGACGAGGCGGCCAAGACGCTCGACCTGTCCGAACCCGTCGCCGTCCTCCTGCTCTCGACCCTGGGTCACCTCGCTCCGGCCGAGGGCATCGAGGTCGTACAGCGGTACCTGGCCCGGATGCCGGCGGGAAGCTACCTGGTGCTCTGCGACACGGTGACGACGCCTCAGACGCTGGCCGCCCAGGAGGCGTACGCGTCGGGCGACAACCCGCCCTACCTCGTCCGGAAGCCCGAGGAGATCACCGACTGCGCCAAGGGCCTGGAGCTGGTCGAGCCGGGATTCGTCTCGATCGACCGCTGGCGGCCCGAGGAGGACGACGCGGTGCCGGTCGACCAGTGGGGGCTCGTCGCCCGCAAGCCGTAG
- a CDS encoding class I SAM-dependent methyltransferase encodes MGDGQGLGDSGEPRGGQGLPDADAGPGHPAAAVFDALGAEYERAFAASAAHRESLERLLADLTPGSRVLDVGSGTGRPTARTLADAGHRVLGVDVSPVMTALAARQVPEAEFRCADVRGLPLSEGEFDAVCVYFSLLQLERGDQRELLERLARSLRPGGLLVAATVPVDAVGVDAVFMGQPVRVSSFGAEEFTALITRAGIAVEWEHSALFTPDHPAGAPEPHLFLHGRRI; translated from the coding sequence ATGGGTGACGGCCAGGGACTCGGTGACAGCGGGGAACCCCGTGGCGGCCAGGGACTTCCGGACGCGGACGCCGGCCCCGGGCATCCGGCCGCGGCGGTGTTCGACGCGCTGGGAGCGGAGTACGAGCGGGCCTTCGCCGCTTCGGCCGCCCACCGCGAGTCGCTGGAGCGGCTGCTGGCGGACCTGACCCCCGGGAGCCGGGTGCTGGACGTGGGCAGCGGTACGGGCCGGCCCACGGCACGGACCCTGGCGGACGCGGGGCACCGGGTGCTGGGCGTCGATGTGTCGCCGGTGATGACCGCGCTCGCGGCCCGGCAGGTGCCGGAGGCGGAGTTCCGGTGTGCGGACGTCCGCGGTCTCCCCCTGTCCGAGGGCGAGTTCGACGCGGTCTGCGTGTACTTCTCGCTGCTGCAACTGGAGCGGGGTGACCAGCGCGAACTGCTGGAGCGGCTCGCGCGGTCGTTGCGGCCGGGCGGACTGCTGGTCGCCGCGACGGTACCGGTGGACGCCGTCGGCGTCGACGCGGTGTTCATGGGGCAGCCGGTCCGGGTCTCCAGTTTCGGCGCCGAGGAGTTCACCGCCCTGATCACGCGGGCGGGCATCGCCGTGGAGTGGGAGCACAGCGCGCTCTTCACCCCGGACCACCCGGCCGGCGCACCCGAACCGCACCTCTTTCTGCACGGCCGCCGCATCTGA
- a CDS encoding SulP family inorganic anion transporter: MISAKELKNPHVVRRDLLASLVVFLVALPMCVGVAVASGVPAELGLVTGIVGGLVVGFLPGSKLQVSGPTAGLTVLVYEAIKEFGLGTLGPIVLAAGLLQVVLGLARFGRWFRAISVSVVQGMLGGIGLILVLGQVYAMADTEQPGSGLAKLAGLPGLAVEIATTQEALTAFGLGAGTVAVLLLWPKLPAAVRLVPAPLVAVVLATAVASLAGLRPAVADVNGLLQAIDPPGGADFARLADVAIIGTVLAIALIASAESLFSAAAVDRMQDGPRTDYDKELVAQGVGNTICGALGALPMAAVIVRSTTNVQAGATTALSRIAHGLWLLLLAALLPAAVGIIPLAALAGILVHAGCKLVPAKEFGPLWREHRGEAVLLAVTAIAIVVTNLFEGVVLGLLLAVVKSAWETSHVQLTTRRLTGGRVVVALTGNATFLRLPRILEQLEKLPQDQPIELDLTGLRHLDHACRVALENWARRHNNAEIEPVTIRR; this comes from the coding sequence GTGATTTCCGCGAAGGAACTCAAGAACCCCCACGTCGTACGGCGTGACCTACTCGCGTCGCTCGTCGTCTTCCTGGTCGCGCTGCCGATGTGCGTCGGCGTCGCCGTCGCCTCCGGAGTCCCGGCCGAACTGGGCCTGGTCACCGGCATCGTCGGCGGGCTCGTCGTCGGCTTCCTGCCGGGCAGCAAACTGCAGGTCAGCGGGCCGACCGCAGGACTCACCGTGCTCGTCTACGAGGCGATCAAGGAATTCGGCCTCGGCACGCTCGGCCCGATCGTGCTGGCCGCCGGACTGCTCCAGGTGGTGCTGGGCCTGGCGCGCTTCGGCCGCTGGTTCCGCGCCATCTCCGTCTCCGTGGTACAGGGCATGCTCGGCGGCATCGGCCTGATCCTCGTACTCGGCCAGGTGTACGCCATGGCCGACACCGAACAGCCGGGCAGCGGTCTCGCCAAGCTGGCCGGACTTCCGGGTCTCGCCGTCGAGATCGCCACGACCCAGGAGGCCCTGACCGCCTTCGGCCTGGGCGCCGGAACGGTCGCCGTGCTGCTGCTGTGGCCCAAGCTCCCGGCCGCCGTACGTCTCGTCCCTGCACCCCTCGTCGCGGTCGTCCTGGCCACCGCCGTCGCCTCCCTGGCCGGGCTGCGGCCGGCGGTGGCCGATGTGAACGGGCTGCTGCAGGCCATCGATCCGCCCGGCGGGGCGGATTTCGCCCGGCTCGCCGACGTGGCGATCATCGGCACCGTCCTGGCCATCGCCCTCATCGCCTCGGCCGAGAGCCTGTTCAGCGCGGCGGCCGTCGACCGGATGCAGGACGGGCCCCGCACCGACTACGACAAGGAGCTGGTGGCCCAGGGCGTCGGCAACACCATCTGCGGGGCGCTCGGCGCGCTCCCGATGGCCGCGGTCATCGTCCGCAGCACCACCAACGTCCAGGCCGGGGCGACCACCGCGCTCTCGCGGATCGCCCACGGCCTGTGGCTGCTGCTCCTAGCGGCGCTGCTGCCCGCCGCCGTCGGGATCATCCCGCTGGCGGCGCTGGCCGGGATCCTCGTCCACGCCGGGTGCAAGCTGGTGCCCGCCAAGGAGTTCGGCCCGCTGTGGCGCGAACACCGCGGGGAGGCCGTGCTCCTGGCGGTCACCGCGATCGCCATCGTGGTGACCAACCTGTTCGAGGGGGTCGTGCTCGGCCTGCTGCTGGCAGTGGTCAAGTCGGCCTGGGAGACCTCACACGTCCAGCTCACCACCCGTCGGCTCACCGGCGGCCGGGTCGTGGTGGCCCTCACCGGGAACGCCACCTTCCTGCGACTGCCCCGCATCCTGGAGCAGTTGGAGAAGCTCCCGCAGGACCAGCCCATAGAGCTGGACCTGACCGGTCTGCGCCACCTCGACCACGCCTGCCGGGTCGCCCTGGAGAACTGGGCGCGCCGGCACAACAACGCGGAGATCGAGCCGGTGACGATCCGCCGGTAG
- a CDS encoding HSP18 transcriptional regulator: MSPRARPEPFQPPTPGAASLLAASAALKNIDEALRGAHVDSEDTGSEDTGSGPSVATDRAQALASLHLLREVRERLAGWEPGLIETARAAGASWADLADPLGVASRQAAERRYLRLRPGSAGSTGEQRVQATRDRRAGDRSITAWARRNAADLRSLASQITALADLPAAADASLDLLRQALGADDAAALVAPLTALGPHLASEHRKLADRVGSLARHTSRLREDTAIKRRSD; the protein is encoded by the coding sequence GTGTCCCCACGAGCCCGGCCCGAGCCGTTCCAGCCCCCCACCCCGGGCGCCGCCTCCCTTCTCGCGGCGTCGGCGGCTCTGAAGAACATCGACGAGGCACTCCGCGGGGCCCACGTCGACTCCGAGGACACCGGCTCCGAGGACACTGGCTCCGGACCGTCGGTTGCCACCGATCGGGCTCAGGCCCTGGCCTCGCTGCACCTGTTGCGTGAGGTGCGGGAGCGGCTCGCGGGCTGGGAGCCCGGGCTGATCGAGACGGCCCGGGCGGCGGGCGCGAGCTGGGCCGATCTGGCAGATCCGTTGGGCGTCGCCAGCCGCCAGGCGGCCGAGCGGCGCTACCTGCGACTGCGCCCCGGCTCAGCGGGCAGCACCGGGGAACAGCGGGTCCAGGCGACCCGGGACCGCCGGGCGGGCGACCGCTCGATCACCGCATGGGCCCGGCGGAACGCGGCCGACCTGCGGTCCCTCGCCAGCCAGATCACCGCGCTGGCCGACCTCCCCGCCGCGGCCGACGCTTCACTGGACCTGCTCCGACAGGCGCTCGGTGCGGACGACGCCGCCGCGCTGGTCGCCCCGCTGACCGCGCTCGGACCGCATCTCGCTTCGGAACACAGGAAGTTGGCGGACCGTGTGGGTTCACTCGCCCGCCATACCAGCCGACTGCGCGAGGACACGGCCATCAAGCGGCGGAGCGACTGA
- a CDS encoding ABC transporter ATP-binding protein: MDMEVTAWHSLHSAMNAQQDRRPFSRTALRRIMVFARPHRRRIYRFLVLSVLTALLAVATPLLAGKVVDAIVNGAETGTVTRFALLIALIAVAEAGLGLLTRWLSSTLGESLILDLRTAVFDHVQKMPVAFFTRTRTGALVSRLNNDVIGAQRAFSNTLSGVVSNVVTLMLTLAVMLTISWQITLLSLVLLPVFVVPARRMGARMAGLQREAADHNAAMGTQMTERFSAPGATLVKLFGRPSDESAEFAARADRVRDIGIRTAMAQSAFITALTLVSALALALVYGLGGYYALSGSLEPGAVVALALLLTRLYAPLTALAGARVEVMSALVSFERVFEILDLKPLIEQKPDARRVPEGPVSVEFDKVSFGYPSAEKVSLASLEEVATLDDRGGATVLHDVSFRAEPGQMIALVGSSGAGKSTIAQLLPRLYDTDTGSVRLNGVDVRDLSADSIRDTLGMVTQDGHLFHESVRANLLIARPDASEGDVWDALRRSRLDGLIASLPDGLDTVVGERGYRLSGGERQRLTIARLLLARQRVVILDEATAHLDSTSEAAVQEALAEALAGRTALVIAHRLSTVRAADRILVVEAGRIVENGTHTELLAADGRYAELYRTQFARPSSEGKRPVQPVR; encoded by the coding sequence ATGGACATGGAAGTCACCGCGTGGCATTCGCTGCACAGTGCGATGAACGCCCAGCAGGACCGCCGGCCCTTCTCCCGGACGGCGTTGCGCCGCATCATGGTCTTCGCCCGGCCCCATCGGCGGCGGATCTACCGCTTCCTGGTGCTGAGCGTCCTGACGGCGCTGCTCGCGGTGGCCACCCCGCTGCTGGCCGGGAAGGTCGTCGACGCGATCGTGAACGGTGCGGAGACCGGGACCGTCACCCGGTTCGCCCTGCTCATCGCGCTCATCGCCGTCGCCGAGGCCGGTCTCGGCCTGCTCACCCGCTGGCTGTCGTCGACCCTGGGCGAGAGCCTGATCCTGGACCTGCGCACCGCCGTCTTCGACCATGTGCAGAAGATGCCGGTCGCCTTCTTCACCCGGACCCGGACCGGCGCCCTGGTCAGCCGGCTCAACAACGATGTGATCGGCGCGCAGCGGGCGTTCAGCAATACGCTCTCCGGCGTCGTCTCCAACGTCGTCACCCTGATGCTGACGCTCGCCGTGATGCTCACGATCTCCTGGCAGATCACGCTGCTCTCGCTGGTGCTGCTTCCGGTGTTCGTCGTGCCGGCCCGCCGGATGGGGGCCCGGATGGCGGGACTCCAGCGGGAGGCCGCCGACCACAACGCCGCGATGGGCACCCAGATGACCGAACGGTTCTCCGCCCCCGGCGCCACGCTGGTCAAGCTCTTCGGGCGCCCTTCCGACGAGTCGGCCGAGTTCGCCGCCCGCGCCGACCGGGTGCGTGACATCGGCATCCGTACGGCGATGGCCCAGTCGGCGTTCATCACCGCGCTCACCCTGGTCTCCGCCCTGGCACTGGCCCTGGTCTACGGGCTCGGCGGGTACTACGCCCTGAGCGGCAGCCTGGAGCCGGGTGCCGTCGTGGCGCTGGCGCTGCTGCTGACCCGGCTGTACGCGCCGCTCACCGCGCTGGCCGGGGCCCGGGTCGAGGTGATGAGCGCGCTCGTCAGCTTCGAGCGGGTCTTCGAGATCCTGGACCTGAAGCCGCTGATCGAACAGAAGCCGGACGCCCGCCGGGTGCCGGAAGGCCCGGTCTCCGTGGAGTTCGACAAGGTGTCCTTCGGCTACCCCTCCGCCGAGAAGGTCTCCCTCGCCTCGCTGGAGGAGGTCGCCACGCTCGACGACCGGGGCGGCGCCACGGTCCTGCACGACGTCTCCTTCCGCGCCGAACCCGGCCAGATGATCGCCCTGGTGGGCTCCTCCGGAGCGGGCAAGTCGACGATCGCGCAGCTGCTGCCCCGGCTGTACGACACGGACACCGGTTCCGTGCGGCTCAACGGTGTCGACGTACGCGATCTGAGCGCGGACTCGATCCGGGACACGCTCGGCATGGTCACCCAGGACGGGCACCTCTTCCACGAGTCGGTGCGGGCCAACCTGCTGATCGCCCGGCCCGACGCCTCCGAGGGCGACGTCTGGGACGCCCTGCGCCGCTCCCGGCTCGACGGTCTGATCGCCTCGCTGCCGGACGGGCTCGACACGGTGGTGGGCGAGCGCGGCTACCGGCTCTCCGGCGGGGAGCGCCAGCGCCTGACCATCGCCCGGCTGCTGCTGGCCCGTCAGCGGGTCGTGATCCTCGACGAGGCGACCGCGCACCTCGACTCCACCTCGGAGGCCGCCGTCCAGGAGGCCCTGGCCGAAGCGCTGGCGGGCCGGACCGCCCTGGTGATCGCCCACCGGCTCTCGACCGTACGGGCGGCCGACCGGATCCTGGTGGTGGAGGCGGGCCGGATCGTCGAGAACGGCACACACACCGAGCTGCTGGCGGCCGACGGGAGGTACGCGGAGCTGTACCGCACCCAGTTCGCGCGGCCGTCGTCGGAGGGGAAGAGGCCGGTCCAGCCGGTCCGCTGA
- a CDS encoding neutral/alkaline ceramidase, producing the protein MPPPTTRRSRRRLPVAVLAAVLGTVTLGAPSPASASNTAGGGDYLVGRGISDVTGEAAETGMMGYSNFDQKTSGIHQRQRSRAFVVVDRSSGKRVVYVNADLAMIFHSVQQEVIARLKERYGDLYDEENVLLSATHTHSGPGGYSHHVAYNLSVLGFQKETYRAIVDGMTESVAQAHEDLKPGTMSLGTGTLTDASVNRSREAFDRNPAADRAAFPDAIDPAMTVLRFKQGDRDAGAISWFATHNTSITNKNTLISPDNKGYAAYAWEHDHEGVRYLDDTPGFVAAFPNTNAGDMSPNLNLKPGSGPTEDEFENARVIGERQLDKAREIYDDTRPVSGGVDSRLAYVDMENVTVRQEYTPDGKEHRTCPAVVGASTLAGSVEDGPAIPGFEEGTRTPVASIIDALRIDTPSWLATCQYPKASLIPTGLLSTVHPVTPKRLPLQIMKIGELHLVAAPGEFTIASGLRVRRTVAERLDVPLDRVLLQGYANAYSQYVTTPEEYDTQNYEGGSTLYGRYTLPAYQQEYARITDSLREGTSLERGATPPDESGRQFTFQTGVVYDNPPVGKAFGGVLKAPENSYARGSTATVEFATGHPKNNVRRGSTFLEVQRLEDGTWQRVLDDGDWETTYRWTRLNGLTGTSKATITWDIAADTAPGTYRIVHHGDARSLLGKITPFTGTTRSFTVN; encoded by the coding sequence ATGCCACCCCCCACCACCCGCCGCTCCCGACGCAGGCTCCCCGTCGCGGTGCTCGCCGCCGTCCTCGGCACGGTCACTCTCGGCGCCCCCTCCCCCGCGTCGGCGTCGAACACCGCCGGCGGAGGGGACTACCTCGTCGGGCGAGGCATCTCCGACGTCACGGGCGAGGCCGCCGAAACCGGGATGATGGGCTACTCCAACTTCGACCAGAAGACGTCGGGCATCCATCAGCGGCAGCGGTCGCGCGCCTTCGTCGTCGTCGACCGGTCGAGCGGCAAGCGCGTGGTGTACGTCAACGCCGACCTCGCGATGATCTTCCACTCCGTCCAGCAGGAGGTCATCGCCCGTCTGAAGGAGCGTTACGGAGACCTGTACGACGAGGAGAACGTCCTGCTGTCGGCCACCCACACCCACTCGGGGCCCGGCGGCTACTCCCACCACGTCGCCTACAACCTCTCCGTCCTCGGCTTCCAGAAGGAGACCTACCGGGCGATCGTCGACGGCATGACGGAGTCCGTCGCCCAGGCCCACGAGGACCTGAAGCCCGGCACGATGAGCCTGGGCACGGGGACCCTCACCGATGCCAGCGTCAACCGCTCCCGCGAGGCCTTCGACCGCAACCCGGCGGCCGACCGGGCGGCCTTCCCGGACGCGATCGACCCGGCGATGACCGTCCTGCGCTTCAAGCAGGGCGACCGGGACGCGGGCGCGATCAGCTGGTTCGCCACCCACAACACCTCGATCACCAACAAGAACACCCTCATCAGCCCCGACAACAAGGGGTATGCCGCCTACGCCTGGGAGCACGACCATGAGGGCGTGCGCTATCTCGACGACACCCCCGGGTTCGTCGCGGCCTTCCCCAACACCAACGCCGGCGACATGTCGCCGAACCTCAACCTGAAGCCGGGATCCGGGCCCACCGAGGACGAGTTCGAGAACGCGCGCGTCATCGGCGAGCGGCAGCTCGACAAGGCCCGCGAGATCTACGACGACACACGGCCCGTCTCCGGAGGGGTCGACTCCCGGCTCGCCTACGTCGACATGGAGAACGTGACCGTACGCCAGGAGTACACCCCGGACGGCAAGGAGCACCGCACCTGCCCCGCCGTCGTGGGCGCGTCCACGCTCGCGGGCAGCGTCGAGGACGGCCCCGCGATCCCCGGCTTCGAGGAGGGCACCCGCACCCCGGTCGCGTCCATCATCGACGCGTTGCGCATCGACACCCCGTCCTGGCTCGCGACCTGCCAGTACCCCAAGGCGAGCCTGATCCCCACGGGGCTGCTGAGCACCGTCCACCCGGTCACCCCGAAGCGCCTCCCGCTCCAGATCATGAAGATCGGCGAGCTGCACCTGGTGGCCGCCCCGGGCGAGTTCACGATCGCCTCCGGCCTCCGCGTACGCCGTACGGTGGCCGAGCGGCTGGACGTCCCCCTGGACCGCGTCCTGCTCCAGGGGTACGCCAACGCCTACAGCCAGTACGTGACGACGCCGGAGGAGTACGACACCCAGAACTACGAGGGCGGCTCCACGCTGTACGGCCGCTACACCCTGCCCGCCTACCAGCAGGAGTACGCCCGGATCACCGACTCCCTGCGCGAGGGCACCAGCCTGGAGCGGGGCGCGACGCCTCCTGACGAGTCGGGCCGGCAGTTCACCTTCCAGACGGGGGTCGTGTACGACAACCCGCCCGTCGGCAAGGCGTTCGGCGGCGTCCTGAAGGCCCCGGAGAACTCGTACGCGCGCGGCTCCACCGCGACCGTCGAGTTCGCCACCGGACACCCGAAGAACAACGTCCGCCGGGGCTCCACCTTCCTCGAGGTGCAGCGGCTGGAGGACGGCACCTGGCAGCGCGTGCTGGACGACGGCGACTGGGAGACCACCTACCGCTGGACGCGGCTGAACGGTCTGACCGGCACCTCGAAGGCCACGATCACCTGGGACATCGCGGCGGACACGGCACCCGGCACGTACCGGATCGTGCACCACGGGGACGCCAGGAGCCTGCTCGGGAAGATCACGCCGTTCACCGGGACGACGCGTTCCTTCACGGTGAACTAG
- a CDS encoding carbonic anhydrase, with protein sequence MQSLVEHARTFTEHVAANAKHFEHLADGQTPEALFITCSDSRVVPSLITGARPGQLFELRTAGSIVPPYPPEDRPTGEAATIEYALRALQVRDIIVCGHSHCGAVGAVFRGDDLSAMPAVRHWLEHSTDGRDPAAGPDGLPVAIQAHALAQLDTLRGYPAVRERLAEGTLGLHAWYYEVHTGSVSVHRPERGTEFARL encoded by the coding sequence ATGCAGTCCCTCGTAGAACACGCCCGGACATTCACCGAGCACGTCGCCGCGAACGCAAAGCATTTCGAACATCTCGCGGACGGCCAGACCCCCGAAGCACTCTTCATCACGTGCTCGGACTCGCGTGTCGTCCCCTCGCTGATCACCGGCGCCCGCCCGGGGCAGCTCTTCGAACTCCGCACCGCGGGCAGCATCGTTCCGCCCTATCCCCCGGAAGACCGGCCCACGGGCGAGGCCGCGACCATCGAGTACGCGCTGCGCGCGCTCCAGGTGCGCGACATCATCGTGTGCGGGCACTCCCACTGCGGTGCCGTGGGCGCCGTGTTCCGCGGCGACGACCTCTCCGCCATGCCCGCCGTCCGCCACTGGCTGGAGCACTCCACGGACGGCAGGGACCCGGCGGCCGGCCCCGACGGCCTCCCCGTGGCGATCCAGGCCCACGCCCTCGCCCAGCTGGACACTCTGCGGGGCTACCCCGCGGTGCGCGAGCGGCTCGCCGAGGGCACCCTCGGCCTGCACGCCTGGTACTACGAAGTGCACACCGGCTCCGTCAGCGTCCACCGACCGGAGCGCGGAACCGAGTTCGCCCGCCTTTGA
- a CDS encoding DUF2267 domain-containing protein yields the protein MTLRWEAFLDRIRERGEYGTRTEAERATRVVLALLGAHLVGGERAELAARLPETMALILLNPLQAAEPLSPERFVRATAAWIEGAGEQTARWDVGAVLSVAAEAAGEELTRRILLQLPPGYDVLFGGHTQDA from the coding sequence GTGACCCTGCGATGGGAGGCGTTCCTGGATCGGATCCGGGAGCGCGGCGAGTACGGGACGCGAACGGAGGCCGAACGCGCCACGCGCGTCGTCCTCGCCCTCCTCGGCGCCCACCTGGTCGGCGGAGAGCGGGCCGAACTGGCCGCCCGGCTGCCGGAGACCATGGCCCTGATCCTGCTCAACCCCCTTCAGGCCGCCGAGCCGCTCTCCCCGGAGCGTTTCGTGCGTGCCACCGCGGCCTGGATCGAGGGGGCCGGCGAACAGACCGCCCGATGGGACGTCGGAGCTGTTCTGAGCGTCGCGGCGGAGGCGGCGGGCGAGGAACTCACCCGCCGCATTCTGCTCCAACTGCCGCCCGGGTATGACGTGCTCTTCGGTGGGCACACGCAGGACGCATGA